The following are encoded together in the Desulfovibrio aminophilus genome:
- the cysS gene encoding cysteine--tRNA ligase, whose protein sequence is MRLYNTQARAKQEFTPREEGKVSMYVCGITAYDLCHVGHARSAVVFDVLVRFLRGKGLNVTFVRNFTDVDDKIIKRAGEMGLASQDVAERYIREFHVDMDRLGVLRADVEPKCTEHIPEMLDLTQELIRRGQAYTTLSGDVYFRVRSFPGYGKLSGRNIDDLRSGARIQPGEEKEDPLDFALWKAAKPGEPSWESPWGPGRPGWHLECSAMSEKYLPMPLDIHGGGQDLIFPHHENEIAQSEAASGKELARFWVHNGFVQINSEKMSKSLGNFFTIRDILDKFLPETLRYFLLSSHYRSPLDFSFEGLEEAEKALRRVYTARRQMAEELGKAKWSASPVPPELAKELAELEAGFGEALEDDLNTAAALGHLFGVIRLAGRLSEDKALRKSEGARELWTRIVTDLEAWSAVLGVFGADPVEFLAALRDCRAARKGIDAAVVATRLEERKQARADKDFAASDRIRDELAVMGVEVKDTPQGQAWDVA, encoded by the coding sequence ATGCGACTCTACAACACCCAGGCCCGCGCCAAACAGGAATTCACCCCCCGCGAGGAGGGGAAGGTCTCCATGTACGTCTGCGGCATCACCGCCTACGACCTCTGCCACGTGGGCCACGCCCGCTCGGCCGTGGTCTTCGACGTGCTCGTGCGCTTCCTGCGCGGCAAGGGCCTCAATGTCACCTTCGTGCGCAACTTCACCGACGTGGACGACAAGATCATCAAGCGCGCCGGCGAGATGGGGCTCGCTTCCCAGGATGTGGCCGAGCGGTACATCCGGGAGTTCCACGTGGACATGGACCGCCTGGGCGTGCTGCGGGCGGACGTGGAGCCCAAGTGCACCGAGCACATCCCCGAGATGCTCGACCTGACCCAGGAGCTCATCCGGCGCGGCCAGGCCTACACCACGCTCTCCGGCGACGTGTACTTCCGGGTGCGGTCCTTCCCGGGCTACGGCAAGCTTTCGGGCCGGAACATCGACGACCTCCGCTCCGGCGCGCGCATCCAGCCCGGCGAGGAGAAGGAGGACCCCCTGGACTTCGCCCTCTGGAAGGCCGCCAAGCCCGGCGAGCCGTCCTGGGAGAGCCCCTGGGGTCCAGGCCGTCCCGGCTGGCACCTGGAGTGCTCGGCCATGAGCGAGAAGTACCTGCCCATGCCCCTGGACATCCACGGCGGCGGCCAGGACCTGATCTTCCCCCACCACGAGAACGAGATCGCCCAGTCCGAGGCGGCCAGCGGCAAGGAGCTGGCCCGCTTCTGGGTCCACAACGGCTTCGTGCAGATCAACTCCGAGAAGATGTCCAAGTCCCTGGGCAACTTCTTCACCATCCGCGACATCCTGGACAAGTTCCTGCCCGAGACCCTGCGCTACTTCCTGCTCTCCTCGCATTACCGCAGCCCCCTGGACTTCTCCTTCGAGGGCCTGGAGGAGGCCGAGAAGGCCCTGCGCCGGGTGTACACGGCCCGGCGGCAGATGGCCGAGGAGCTGGGCAAGGCCAAGTGGAGCGCCTCGCCCGTTCCGCCGGAGCTGGCCAAGGAGCTGGCCGAGCTGGAGGCGGGCTTCGGCGAGGCCCTGGAGGACGACCTGAACACGGCCGCCGCCCTGGGACACCTCTTCGGCGTGATCCGCCTGGCCGGGCGGCTGTCCGAGGACAAGGCCCTGCGCAAGTCCGAGGGCGCGCGGGAACTCTGGACCAGGATCGTCACGGACCTGGAGGCGTGGAGCGCCGTGCTCGGCGTGTTCGGGGCCGATCCCGTGGAGTTCCTGGCCGCCCTGCGCGACTGCCGCGCCGCCCGCAAGGGCATCGACGCGGCCGTGGTCGCGACCCGGCTGGAGGAGCGGAAACAGGCCCGGGCGGACAAGGATTTCGCCGCCTCGGACCGGATCCGCGACGAACTGGCGGTCATGGGCGTGGAGGTCAAGGACACGCCCCAGGGACAGGCCTGGGACGTGGCCTAG
- the ispD gene encoding 2-C-methyl-D-erythritol 4-phosphate cytidylyltransferase, which produces MPLGTDIWAVIVAAGSGSRLASAGLGPKQYLRWRGVPLFWHSARTLSRVARVRGLVLVFPPADVQAMEAEVAELARAEGLGLSWRVAAGGARRQDSVRLGLAALPPECGFVLVHDAARPFASAALTQRLVEALDRGARAAIPAVAVKDTVKRVAGGLVGETLPRAELAAVQTPQAFVRDMLETAHAEALARGLEATDDASLVEGACPVAVIEGEEANVKITTAEDLALLNDGRRTIPCAGWGYDVHRYGGERPLVLGGVPIPGGPGVVAHSDGDVLLHALADALLGAFGGGDIGQHFPDTDPRWAGADSAVLLLEVLAQARAAGVEVVQADLTVVAQVPRISPHREAIAANVANLLGLPRARVNVKATTEEGLGFTGEKLGIKAVALVSGLRSL; this is translated from the coding sequence ATGCCCCTCGGCACCGACATCTGGGCCGTGATCGTGGCCGCCGGAAGCGGTTCGCGGCTGGCCTCCGCCGGGCTCGGGCCCAAGCAGTACCTTCGCTGGCGCGGCGTCCCGCTGTTTTGGCATTCGGCCCGCACGCTCTCCCGGGTGGCGCGGGTGCGGGGCCTGGTCCTCGTCTTTCCGCCCGCCGACGTCCAGGCCATGGAGGCCGAGGTGGCCGAACTGGCCCGGGCCGAGGGCTTGGGCCTGTCCTGGCGCGTGGCCGCCGGCGGCGCCCGCCGCCAGGATTCCGTGCGCCTGGGGCTGGCCGCCCTGCCGCCGGAGTGCGGCTTCGTCCTGGTCCACGACGCGGCCCGGCCCTTCGCCTCGGCCGCGCTCACGCAGCGCCTGGTGGAGGCCCTGGACCGGGGCGCGCGGGCCGCGATTCCGGCCGTGGCCGTGAAGGACACGGTGAAGCGCGTGGCCGGAGGGCTGGTGGGCGAGACCCTGCCCAGGGCCGAGCTGGCCGCCGTGCAGACGCCCCAGGCCTTTGTCCGCGACATGCTGGAGACGGCCCACGCCGAGGCGCTGGCCCGGGGCCTGGAGGCCACGGACGACGCCTCCCTGGTGGAGGGGGCCTGCCCCGTGGCCGTGATCGAGGGCGAGGAAGCCAACGTGAAGATCACCACCGCCGAGGACCTGGCCCTGTTGAACGACGGGCGGCGGACCATCCCCTGCGCGGGCTGGGGCTACGACGTGCACCGCTATGGCGGGGAGCGCCCGCTGGTGCTCGGCGGCGTGCCCATCCCCGGCGGCCCCGGGGTGGTGGCCCATTCCGACGGGGACGTGCTCCTGCACGCCCTGGCCGACGCCCTGCTGGGCGCTTTCGGCGGCGGCGACATCGGACAGCATTTCCCGGACACCGACCCCCGCTGGGCCGGGGCGGACAGCGCCGTGCTCCTCCTGGAGGTCCTGGCCCAGGCCCGGGCCGCCGGGGTGGAGGTGGTCCAGGCGGACCTCACGGTGGTGGCCCAGGTTCCCAGGATTTCCCCGCACCGCGAGGCCATCGCCGCCAACGTGGCGAACCTCCTCGGGCTGCCCCGGGCGCGGGTGAACGTCAAGGCCACCACCGAGGAGGGCCTGGGCTTCACCGGCGAGAAGCTGGGCATCAAGGCCGTGGCCCTGGTCTCGGGCCTGAGGAGCCTGTGA